A genomic region of Nostoc sp. UHCC 0702 contains the following coding sequences:
- a CDS encoding DUF2808 domain-containing protein, producing the protein MKYHSRLLSTLFVVSTGMWSLPQLGANAVTLSNGAIAFAQPPRLVSAGTPYTDTSVSDTTYYFTLEVPATAGEPLQQVTFNQIQGIEDIEFNHNDTFAFEGTRHRKGAKLALKAVKSNDRQQNFTVTFDSPIPPGKTVTIGLRAYRNPFADGVYLIGVTAFPSGQQTAGQFLGIGRLQFYKDTYTDS; encoded by the coding sequence GTGAGTACAGGAATGTGGTCACTACCTCAGTTAGGAGCAAATGCTGTCACCTTGAGTAATGGCGCGATCGCCTTTGCTCAACCACCACGTTTAGTTAGTGCCGGCACTCCATACACCGACACCAGCGTTTCGGATACAACATACTATTTCACGCTTGAAGTGCCAGCTACCGCTGGGGAACCGTTGCAACAGGTTACTTTTAACCAGATTCAGGGAATAGAAGATATCGAATTCAATCACAATGATACTTTTGCCTTTGAAGGAACACGTCACCGCAAAGGAGCAAAGTTGGCACTTAAAGCCGTGAAAAGTAACGATCGACAACAGAACTTCACAGTCACCTTTGACTCTCCCATCCCACCAGGTAAAACCGTCACAATTGGTTTGCGAGCTTACCGTAATCCTTTTGCTGATGGCGTGTACTTAATTGGTGTGACGGCGTTTCCCTCTGGTCAGCAAACTGCTGGCCAATTTCTCGGCATTGGTCGCCTGCAATTTTACAAAGACACCTACACAGATAGTTAG
- a CDS encoding 16S rRNA (cytosine(967)-C(5))-methyltransferase: protein MTNPRQIAFIALREVHKGAYADVALDRVLQKVNLPDSDRRLVTELVYGSVRRQRTLDALIDQLALKKSHQQPKDLRTILNLGLYQLCYQERIPVFAAVNTTVQLAKENGFSGLTGFVNGLLRQYLRLVEKYKGDKQKNATSSPSSPSSPSSPSSPHLPLQLPENPVQSLGILHSFPDWIIQVWLEQLGFAETEKLCEWMNQTPTIDLRINPLRTNLEAVEVAFQSAGILVRRIPHLPQALRLIGSTGPIQNLPGFSEGWWSVQDSSAQLVGHLLDPQPGELIIDVCAAPGGKTTHIAELIKDEGKIWACDRTASRLRKLQENAQRLNLQSIEICTGDSRNLPQFYNTADRVLLDAPCSGLGTLHRHADARWRQTPESVQELSVLQKELITHTSGFVKSGGILVYATCTLHPAENEGVITGFLAENPDWQIEPLKADSPYSAYSTPQSWLKVWPHRQNMDGFFMVRLRKTNVYA from the coding sequence ATGACAAACCCTCGTCAAATAGCTTTTATTGCCTTGCGAGAAGTTCACAAAGGAGCTTATGCTGATGTTGCCCTCGACAGAGTGTTGCAAAAGGTTAATTTGCCTGATAGCGATCGCCGTCTAGTGACAGAATTAGTTTATGGTAGCGTCAGAAGGCAGCGCACCCTCGACGCCCTCATTGACCAACTCGCATTAAAGAAATCACATCAACAACCGAAAGACCTCCGCACCATCCTGAATCTAGGTTTATACCAACTTTGCTATCAAGAACGTATTCCTGTCTTTGCTGCTGTTAACACCACGGTGCAACTGGCTAAAGAAAATGGTTTTTCTGGACTAACTGGTTTTGTGAATGGTCTATTACGCCAGTATCTCCGCCTTGTAGAAAAATACAAGGGAGACAAGCAAAAAAATGCTACCTCATCCCCCTCATCCCCCTCATCCCCCTCATCTCCCTCATCCCCCCATCTCCCTTTACAACTTCCAGAAAACCCAGTACAAAGCTTGGGTATTTTACACAGCTTTCCTGACTGGATTATCCAAGTGTGGTTAGAACAACTTGGTTTTGCTGAGACAGAAAAGCTGTGTGAATGGATGAACCAAACACCAACCATCGATTTGCGAATTAACCCACTTCGTACTAACTTAGAGGCAGTTGAGGTAGCTTTTCAATCGGCTGGCATTTTAGTCAGGCGGATTCCCCATTTGCCTCAAGCTTTACGATTGATTGGTAGCACCGGGCCAATTCAAAATTTACCCGGTTTTAGCGAAGGTTGGTGGTCTGTACAAGATAGTAGCGCTCAGTTAGTAGGTCATTTGCTTGACCCCCAACCAGGTGAATTAATTATTGATGTTTGTGCTGCACCAGGCGGTAAAACAACCCACATAGCTGAATTAATCAAGGATGAAGGTAAAATTTGGGCTTGCGATCGCACTGCTTCTCGTCTTCGCAAACTTCAAGAAAATGCTCAGCGGCTGAATTTGCAATCTATTGAAATTTGCACTGGCGACAGCCGTAACTTACCTCAATTTTACAATACTGCTGACCGCGTATTACTAGATGCACCATGTTCCGGTTTGGGAACCCTCCACCGTCACGCCGATGCACGTTGGCGACAAACACCAGAATCAGTTCAAGAACTGTCAGTTTTGCAAAAGGAACTCATTACACATACATCTGGTTTTGTCAAGTCAGGTGGTATCCTAGTTTATGCCACATGTACGTTGCATCCGGCAGAAAATGAAGGTGTAATTACCGGATTTTTAGCTGAAAATCCTGATTGGCAAATTGAGCCTCTTAAGGCTGATTCCCCTTACTCTGCTTATTCTACGCCCCAAAGCTGGCTGAAAGTTTGGCCTCATCGCCAGAACATGGATGGCTTTTTCATGGTGCGCTTAAGAAAAACCAACGTTTACGCGTGA
- a CDS encoding acyl-CoA desaturase translates to MTIATSTKPQINWVNTLFFVGLHIGALFALVPSNFSWSAVGVAFLLYWVTGGLGITLGFHRLVTHRSFQTPKWLEYLLVFFGTLSCQGGPIEWIGTHRIHHLHSDTDPDPHDSNKGFWWSHMGWLIHKCPAHADVPRFTKDIAEDSVYQFLEKYFILIQVALGLLLLLLGGWPFVVWGIFVRLVWVYHCTWLVNSATHKFGYHSHDAGDRSTNCWWVAILVFGEGWHNNHHAFQYSARHGLEWWEIDLTWMTIQLLQVLGLATNVKLAPQKQ, encoded by the coding sequence ATGACAATTGCTACCTCAACAAAACCTCAAATTAATTGGGTCAACACCCTATTTTTCGTTGGACTGCACATCGGCGCTTTGTTTGCTCTTGTTCCTAGTAACTTTAGCTGGAGTGCAGTTGGTGTGGCTTTCTTACTTTACTGGGTGACAGGTGGTTTAGGCATTACCCTGGGATTTCACCGCCTTGTGACCCACCGCAGCTTTCAGACGCCGAAGTGGCTAGAATATCTCCTGGTTTTTTTCGGGACACTCTCCTGTCAAGGAGGGCCAATTGAGTGGATAGGGACACATCGCATTCATCATTTACATTCTGATACTGACCCTGATCCCCATGATTCCAATAAAGGCTTCTGGTGGAGCCACATGGGTTGGCTAATTCATAAATGTCCCGCTCACGCTGACGTTCCTCGCTTTACCAAAGACATTGCCGAAGACTCAGTTTATCAGTTTTTAGAAAAATATTTCATTTTAATCCAAGTGGCTCTAGGTTTATTACTATTGCTTCTGGGTGGCTGGCCCTTCGTGGTATGGGGCATTTTTGTTCGCCTTGTCTGGGTTTACCACTGCACTTGGTTGGTGAATAGCGCTACTCATAAATTTGGTTACCACAGCCATGATGCTGGTGATAGATCCACTAATTGCTGGTGGGTAGCCATACTAGTTTTCGGTGAAGGTTGGCACAATAACCACCATGCTTTTCAATACTCAGCTCGTCACGGGCTGGAATGGTGGGAAATTGATTTAACTTGGATGACAATTCAATTGTTGCAAGTACTTGGTCTAGCTACTAATGTAAAACTTGCTCCCCAAAAGCAGTAA
- a CDS encoding TerB family tellurite resistance protein — translation MVTDSNVKNLVKILIGAAWIDGRIQPEERQYLREIAQAKGLASDPEIKPWLYELVPVQPKDCYAWVKEYLGDRPSIEDYENLIEAISGLIYSDGDVAIEEARLLTKLQELDKLNDSNQPAYNALLKQIQKLYRRWVEVQN, via the coding sequence ATGGTTACCGATTCCAATGTCAAAAACTTAGTTAAAATCTTAATTGGAGCCGCCTGGATTGATGGCAGAATCCAGCCAGAGGAACGGCAATATCTGCGCGAAATCGCTCAAGCTAAAGGTTTGGCTAGCGACCCAGAAATTAAGCCTTGGCTGTACGAATTAGTTCCTGTACAGCCAAAAGACTGCTATGCATGGGTGAAAGAATATTTAGGCGATCGCCCTAGCATTGAAGACTACGAAAATCTCATTGAAGCCATTAGTGGCTTGATTTACAGCGATGGTGATGTGGCGATCGAAGAGGCAAGACTCCTGACAAAACTACAGGAGTTAGACAAGCTGAATGATTCCAACCAACCAGCTTATAATGCCTTGCTCAAACAAATTCAAAAGCTGTATCGTCGTTGGGTTGAAGTGCAAAACTAA
- a CDS encoding methionine gamma-lyase family protein, which translates to MNSLEQLRQAEDALLEIFSGIDAQVKHNLKRVLNAFRNHHVGAHHFASVSGYGHDDLGRETLDQVFAEVMDAEAAAVRVQFVSGTHAIACALFGVLRPGDEMLAVVGSPYDTLEEVIGLRGQGQGSLIEFGINYRQLELTSEGTVDWQTLSTSVADNTRLVLIQRSCGYSWRPSLSIADIEKIVHLVKKQNPNTICFVDNCYGEFIETKEPTAVGADLMAGSLIKNPGGTIVSAGGYVAGRADLVEAAACRLTAPGIGSAGGATFDQNRLLFQGLFLAPQMVGEAMKGTYLTGYVFDKLGYPVNPAPFAPRGDVIQAIKLGSAQKLIAFCKAIQQHSPIGSYLDPVPDEMPGYESQVVMAGGTFIEGSTLELSADGPMRSPYVVYCQGGTHWTHVAIALQAAIEAVGMA; encoded by the coding sequence ATGAACAGCTTGGAACAGCTGCGGCAAGCAGAAGATGCACTATTAGAAATTTTTTCTGGAATTGACGCTCAGGTCAAGCATAATTTAAAACGAGTGCTGAATGCCTTTCGTAATCACCATGTTGGGGCGCACCACTTTGCTAGTGTGAGTGGTTACGGTCACGATGATTTAGGACGAGAAACTTTAGATCAAGTTTTTGCCGAAGTGATGGATGCCGAAGCAGCGGCTGTGCGGGTGCAGTTTGTTTCGGGGACTCACGCGATCGCCTGTGCGTTGTTTGGGGTGCTGCGTCCTGGTGATGAGATGTTAGCAGTTGTTGGTTCTCCCTACGATACGCTCGAAGAAGTCATTGGTTTACGGGGTCAAGGTCAAGGCTCCCTTATTGAGTTTGGCATAAATTACCGTCAATTGGAGCTAACCTCAGAAGGAACCGTAGATTGGCAAACCTTAAGTACTAGTGTTGCGGATAACACCCGTTTAGTATTAATTCAACGTTCTTGTGGCTATTCCTGGCGTCCTAGTTTATCAATTGCCGACATCGAAAAAATCGTCCATTTAGTTAAAAAACAAAACCCCAACACCATTTGTTTTGTCGATAATTGTTACGGCGAATTCATCGAAACCAAAGAACCTACCGCTGTTGGTGCTGATTTAATGGCGGGGTCACTGATTAAAAATCCTGGTGGCACCATCGTCAGTGCTGGCGGTTATGTTGCCGGTCGCGCTGACTTGGTGGAAGCCGCTGCTTGTCGCCTGACTGCTCCTGGTATCGGTAGTGCTGGTGGTGCTACTTTTGACCAAAATCGCCTGCTATTTCAAGGTTTATTTTTGGCACCGCAGATGGTAGGAGAGGCGATGAAGGGGACATATCTCACTGGTTATGTATTTGACAAGCTTGGTTATCCAGTCAATCCCGCACCCTTTGCTCCCCGTGGCGATGTGATTCAGGCAATTAAGCTTGGTTCTGCCCAAAAGCTGATTGCCTTCTGTAAAGCCATACAACAGCATTCTCCCATCGGTTCGTACCTAGACCCGGTTCCCGATGAAATGCCGGGGTATGAGAGTCAGGTAGTCATGGCTGGGGGGACATTTATTGAGGGCAGTACTTTGGAATTGTCGGCTGATGGGCCAATGCGATCGCCTTATGTGGTTTATTGCCAAGGGGGGACTCACTGGACTCATGTAGCGATCGCTTTGCAGGCGGCGATAGAGGCTGTGGGGATGGCTTGA
- a CDS encoding glycoside hydrolase 100 family protein, with amino-acid sequence MQINELLTNENTEEAAWTALERSIIYYQGRPVGTVAAYDVCTEALNYDQCFIRDFVSAALIFLIKGRTDIVRNFLEETLKLQPKERQLDAYKPGRGLIPASFKVLSNNGEEYLEADFGEHAIARVTPVDSCLWWIILLRAYAIATKDFSLAYQPEFQNGIRLIMEICLANRFDMYPTLLVPDGACMIDRRMGIYGHPLELQVLFYSALRAAREMLICQGNQDIVAAIDNRLPLLCGHIRQHYWIDINRLNAIYRFKSEEYGKTAVNLFNIYVDSLPYSELDKWLPRKGGYLAGNVGPSQLDTRFFTLGNLMAIISELATEEQSQAIMTLIEERWDDLVGDMPMKICFPALEDEEYRIVTGCDPKNIPWSYHNAGSWPVLMWMLAAASIKTNRTEMARKAIEIAETRLGEDEWPEYYDGKKGRLIGKQARKYQTWSITGFLLAKELMNNPTSLPLISFSKLAPEVVSRACEFEIASM; translated from the coding sequence ATGCAAATCAATGAATTACTAACAAATGAAAATACAGAAGAAGCAGCGTGGACAGCGCTTGAACGGTCGATTATTTATTATCAAGGGCGTCCTGTTGGTACCGTAGCCGCCTATGATGTATGTACAGAAGCACTCAACTACGATCAGTGCTTTATCCGTGATTTTGTCTCTGCGGCCTTGATATTCCTGATTAAAGGTAGAACGGATATTGTTCGTAATTTTCTAGAAGAAACATTAAAATTGCAACCAAAGGAAAGGCAATTAGATGCCTATAAACCTGGTCGTGGATTAATACCAGCTAGTTTCAAAGTTCTATCTAATAACGGAGAAGAATATTTAGAAGCGGATTTTGGAGAACACGCGATCGCTAGAGTTACACCAGTTGATTCATGTTTATGGTGGATTATTTTACTACGTGCTTACGCGATCGCGACAAAAGATTTTTCTCTGGCATATCAACCTGAATTCCAAAACGGTATCAGGTTAATCATGGAAATTTGCCTAGCGAACCGCTTCGATATGTACCCGACGTTGCTAGTTCCAGATGGCGCTTGCATGATTGACCGACGTATGGGTATATACGGTCATCCACTGGAGTTACAAGTATTATTTTATTCTGCCTTGCGTGCTGCCCGCGAAATGCTCATTTGTCAAGGCAATCAAGATATTGTCGCAGCAATTGATAACCGCTTACCTCTTTTATGCGGTCACATCCGCCAACATTATTGGATAGATATTAATCGCTTGAATGCAATTTATCGCTTTAAAAGTGAAGAGTATGGCAAAACAGCAGTCAATCTATTCAATATATATGTAGACTCTCTTCCCTATTCTGAATTAGACAAGTGGCTGCCAAGAAAAGGTGGGTATTTAGCAGGAAATGTCGGGCCATCTCAGCTAGATACTCGCTTCTTTACACTTGGTAACTTAATGGCTATCATTTCCGAACTGGCCACAGAAGAACAGTCCCAAGCAATTATGACTCTCATCGAAGAAAGATGGGATGACTTGGTGGGAGATATGCCAATGAAAATTTGTTTTCCAGCCTTAGAAGACGAAGAATATAGAATTGTTACAGGATGTGACCCGAAAAATATACCTTGGTCGTATCATAATGCTGGAAGTTGGCCTGTGTTAATGTGGATGTTAGCAGCCGCATCTATAAAAACTAACAGAACAGAGATGGCAAGAAAGGCTATTGAAATTGCTGAAACACGCCTCGGCGAAGATGAATGGCCAGAGTATTATGATGGTAAAAAGGGACGACTAATTGGCAAACAAGCTAGAAAGTATCAAACTTGGTCAATTACTGGTTTTTTATTAGCAAAAGAACTGATGAATAATCCCACTTCTTTACCATTAATCAGCTTCAGTAAATTAGCACCAGAAGTGGTTTCTAGAGCATGTGAGTTTGAAATCGCTTCAATGTGA
- a CDS encoding FkbM family methyltransferase: protein MNIINWLKQQDIFESIYLEIQSFNNRRKMSLSQVGQDFWVFGEVYNEKYNGYFVEIGAADGIMISNTFLLEKKYCWGGLCIEANPLFFQKLKRVRKATCLNVCLDNQEGEVDFVLKHVLGGIIDSDTDNKPESINSEKTNVMTVKTKTLVSVLREQKAPHIIDYLSIDVEGAEARILCDFPFSEYQFNCLTIERPEAKLREVLKRNGYILVKEMPDLDAFYIHESFFADYHRNMFLFWCKKNGVSPQFYSQL, encoded by the coding sequence ATGAATATTATAAATTGGTTAAAACAACAGGACATTTTTGAATCCATCTATCTTGAAATTCAGTCTTTCAATAACCGAAGAAAAATGAGTTTATCTCAGGTTGGACAAGACTTCTGGGTTTTTGGTGAAGTGTATAATGAAAAGTATAACGGGTACTTCGTTGAAATAGGTGCCGCAGATGGCATTATGATAAGCAATACATTCTTGCTAGAAAAAAAATATTGCTGGGGTGGTCTTTGTATAGAGGCAAACCCTTTATTTTTTCAAAAGTTAAAGCGTGTAAGAAAAGCAACTTGTTTGAACGTATGCTTAGATAATCAAGAAGGCGAGGTTGATTTTGTTTTAAAACATGTGCTTGGTGGAATTATAGACAGCGATACTGACAACAAACCAGAGTCAATTAACTCTGAAAAAACAAATGTAATGACTGTAAAAACAAAAACATTGGTTTCCGTTCTTAGAGAGCAGAAGGCACCTCATATAATCGATTATCTCTCAATAGATGTAGAGGGTGCAGAAGCTCGTATTCTTTGTGATTTTCCGTTTAGCGAATATCAATTCAACTGCCTAACTATTGAAAGACCCGAAGCTAAGTTAAGAGAAGTTCTCAAACGAAATGGATACATCTTGGTAAAAGAAATGCCTGATCTAGATGCATTCTACATTCATGAGTCATTTTTTGCTGATTATCATCGAAACATGTTTTTATTCTGGTGCAAGAAAAATGGGGTTTCGCCTCAGTTCTATTCTCAATTATAA
- a CDS encoding GxxExxY protein — MNENEVAKQIVDAAYKVHTKLGPGLLESVYEAVLAYELQRRGLRVVRQQPIAVVYEDVRLEEGFRADLIIENKVIVELKSVEAIHPVHKKQLLTYLRLTNKHLGLLINFGVLLIKDGISRVVNGL, encoded by the coding sequence ATGAATGAGAATGAGGTCGCAAAGCAGATTGTTGATGCTGCATACAAGGTTCATACTAAGTTGGGACCAGGGCTTTTAGAATCTGTGTATGAAGCGGTTTTAGCTTATGAGTTGCAGAGGCGAGGACTGCGGGTAGTACGGCAGCAGCCGATTGCAGTAGTTTACGAGGATGTACGTTTGGAGGAAGGCTTCCGGGCAGACTTGATTATTGAAAATAAGGTAATTGTCGAACTCAAATCTGTGGAAGCAATTCATCCGGTACACAAGAAGCAACTACTGACATACCTTCGCCTTACTAACAAGCACCTTGGTTTGCTCATCAACTTTGGCGTCTTGCTAATCAAAGATGGTATCTCGCGGGTTGTAAATGGTTTATAG
- a CDS encoding RusA family crossover junction endodeoxyribonuclease has translation MLPFEFIVEGTPLSHQTQNKNRLRAWQQKIRDADLKYITQNAQPVQCQLQITVVYYHNGITVRMDNDNMIKPIQDALINLVYVDDGQITDTRVRKTDINGAFRVKGMSPVLAEGFCKGTEFLHIRIVEAPDHTEILQ, from the coding sequence ATGCTACCATTTGAGTTCATCGTAGAAGGTACTCCTCTCTCACACCAAACGCAGAATAAAAACCGCTTACGTGCTTGGCAACAAAAAATACGAGACGCAGATCTTAAGTATATTACTCAGAATGCTCAACCTGTCCAATGTCAACTTCAGATTACAGTTGTCTACTACCACAACGGCATAACTGTGAGAATGGACAATGACAATATGATTAAGCCTATTCAAGATGCTTTAATAAATCTAGTTTACGTAGATGACGGACAAATTACAGATACTAGAGTCCGTAAAACAGATATTAATGGTGCTTTCAGGGTAAAAGGGATGTCCCCAGTGCTTGCTGAAGGTTTCTGCAAAGGAACTGAGTTTCTTCACATTAGAATTGTAGAAGCACCTGATCACACGGAGATTTTGCAATGA
- the namA gene encoding NADPH dehydrogenase NamA yields MAHLFEPFRIREITFRNRIAVSPMCQYSSTNGFANDWHLVHLASRAVGGAGLVITEAAAVEPRGRISPQDLGIWSDAQVETLAKIAALIHNFGAVAGIQLAHAGRKASTAKPSKGGKALDESQEGWRPLVSSSAIAFSKESPVPEALNIEGIQQIIQAFVQGAKRSLDAGFKVIEIHAAHGYLLHQFLSPLANHREDDYGGSFENRTRLLREVVEKVREVWPQTYPLFVRISATDWVDKGWDIEQSIALSDKLKSLGVDLIDSSSGGIIPAINIPIKPGYQTQFAERIRREANIYTGAVGLITSPEQADQLVRTEVADIVLLGRELLRNPYWPHLAAKQLGHEKLWPVQYDRAWL; encoded by the coding sequence ATGGCACACCTATTTGAACCATTCAGGATTCGTGAAATCACCTTTCGTAACCGCATCGCCGTGTCACCCATGTGTCAATATTCCAGCACAAACGGCTTTGCTAATGACTGGCACTTGGTTCATTTAGCTTCTCGTGCAGTTGGCGGCGCCGGTTTAGTAATCACAGAGGCAGCTGCTGTAGAACCTCGTGGGCGGATTAGTCCGCAAGATTTGGGAATTTGGTCAGATGCACAGGTAGAAACTTTAGCAAAAATTGCGGCATTAATTCATAACTTTGGTGCTGTTGCAGGTATTCAACTGGCTCATGCAGGCAGAAAAGCAAGCACTGCCAAACCGAGTAAAGGAGGTAAAGCACTCGATGAATCTCAAGAAGGTTGGCGTCCTCTGGTTTCGAGTAGTGCGATCGCTTTTAGTAAAGAAAGTCCGGTACCTGAAGCTTTGAATATTGAAGGCATTCAGCAAATTATTCAAGCTTTTGTCCAAGGTGCTAAACGTTCTTTGGATGCTGGGTTTAAAGTCATTGAAATTCATGCAGCTCATGGTTATTTGCTACATCAGTTTCTTTCACCCTTGGCTAACCACCGCGAAGATGATTATGGTGGTAGCTTTGAAAACCGTACCCGTCTGTTGAGAGAAGTTGTTGAGAAAGTGCGAGAGGTGTGGCCCCAAACATATCCATTGTTTGTACGCATCTCTGCAACTGATTGGGTAGATAAGGGCTGGGATATTGAACAAAGTATTGCTTTGAGTGACAAACTGAAATCTCTGGGTGTAGATCTAATTGATAGTTCTTCAGGGGGCATTATACCGGCTATCAACATACCAATTAAACCTGGTTATCAAACCCAGTTTGCTGAACGTATACGTCGTGAAGCAAATATTTATACGGGTGCAGTTGGCTTAATTACATCTCCAGAACAAGCTGACCAACTTGTTCGCACAGAAGTAGCTGATATAGTTCTGTTGGGACGTGAACTACTTCGCAATCCTTACTGGCCTCACCTAGCAGCCAAGCAATTAGGACATGAAAAACTCTGGCCAGTGCAATATGACCGAGCTTGGTTGTGA
- a CDS encoding Coenzyme F420 hydrogenase/dehydrogenase, beta subunit C-terminal domain, producing MTSVDSNKHKKARALKPTSRRPAKELCSECGLCDTYYIHYVKEACAFINQQIGQLEEQTHKRSRHLDNPDELYFGVHQDMMAARKQQPIEGAQWTGIVSSIAIEMLNRGIVEGVVCVQNTKEDRFQPMPIIARTPEEILAARVNKPTLSPNLSILEQVEQSGMKRLLVIGVGCQIQALRSVEKQLGLEKLYVLGTPCVDNVTRAGLQKFLETTSRSPDTVVHYEFMQDFRVHFKHEDGSTETVPFFGLKTNKLKDVFAPSCMSCFDYVNSLADLVVGYMGAPFGWQWIVVRNDIGKEMLDLVKDQLDTQPVMSQGNRKEAVQQSIPAYDKAVTLPMWAAKLMGVVIERIGPKGLEYARFSIDSHFTRNYLYVKRNHPEKLEAHVPEYAKRIVGQYKLPE from the coding sequence ATGACTTCAGTTGATTCTAACAAGCATAAAAAAGCCAGAGCCTTAAAACCTACTAGCCGTCGCCCTGCAAAAGAACTTTGTAGCGAGTGTGGACTTTGTGATACATATTATATTCACTATGTCAAGGAAGCCTGCGCTTTTATCAATCAGCAGATAGGCCAACTTGAAGAACAAACCCACAAGCGATCGCGCCACCTCGACAACCCCGATGAACTCTACTTTGGTGTTCATCAAGACATGATGGCGGCGCGGAAACAGCAACCCATCGAAGGCGCACAATGGACAGGTATTGTTAGCAGTATTGCCATTGAAATGCTCAATCGCGGCATAGTTGAAGGCGTTGTTTGCGTGCAAAACACCAAAGAAGACCGCTTTCAACCCATGCCCATCATTGCCCGCACCCCAGAAGAAATACTGGCGGCACGAGTCAATAAACCAACACTTTCCCCCAACCTCTCCATCTTGGAACAGGTAGAACAATCGGGGATGAAACGACTATTAGTAATTGGCGTCGGTTGCCAAATTCAAGCATTACGATCTGTAGAAAAACAACTGGGCTTAGAAAAGCTATACGTCCTAGGTACACCTTGCGTAGATAACGTCACCCGCGCCGGACTGCAAAAATTCTTAGAAACCACCAGCCGATCGCCTGATACAGTAGTGCATTATGAGTTCATGCAAGACTTCCGGGTTCACTTCAAACACGAGGATGGCTCAACAGAAACAGTGCCCTTCTTTGGCTTGAAAACCAACAAACTTAAAGATGTCTTTGCCCCTTCATGCATGAGTTGCTTTGATTACGTCAACTCCCTCGCCGATTTAGTTGTTGGTTACATGGGCGCACCCTTTGGCTGGCAGTGGATTGTAGTTAGAAATGATATAGGTAAAGAAATGCTCGACTTGGTGAAAGACCAGTTAGACACCCAGCCAGTCATGTCCCAAGGTAATCGTAAAGAAGCTGTGCAACAAAGTATTCCTGCTTATGATAAAGCTGTGACTCTACCCATGTGGGCGGCAAAATTGATGGGGGTGGTGATTGAGAGAATTGGCCCCAAGGGTTTAGAATATGCGCGATTTTCCATTGATTCTCACTTTACTCGGAATTACCTTTATGTAAAGCGGAATCATCCAGAGAAATTAGAGGCGCATGTGCCGGAGTATGCTAAGCGGATCGTTGGACAGTATAAGTTACCGGAGTAA
- a CDS encoding type II toxin-antitoxin system HicB family antitoxin: MNLTIEIEHEVDGRFLAEVINFPGVLAYGQTKEEAVARVQALVLRVLAETNHKDTESVEKEE; the protein is encoded by the coding sequence ATGAACTTGACGATAGAGATTGAACATGAAGTTGATGGCCGCTTTCTCGCTGAGGTGATTAATTTCCCTGGCGTGCTGGCTTACGGGCAGACTAAAGAAGAAGCTGTCGCCAGAGTTCAAGCTTTAGTTCTGCGTGTGTTGGCAGAAACGAACCACAAAGACACAGAAAGCGTAGAGAAAGAAGAGTGA